From a single Calothrix sp. NIES-2098 genomic region:
- a CDS encoding transposase family protein gives MQWKRENFYLYGLVEPLTGENFIWEFSHLNAACFQIFLEKFSANYAQDIHIIQLDNGAFHFSQHLQIPENIILLFQPPHTPQVNPIERLWEEVKRYLAWESFGALDELRQFIWKRLEKLNTSTIASITGWDFILDALFESNFS, from the coding sequence ATGCAATGGAAGCGAGAAAATTTTTATTTATATGGATTGGTAGAACCATTAACTGGTGAGAATTTTATTTGGGAATTCTCTCATTTAAATGCAGCTTGTTTTCAGATTTTTCTAGAAAAATTCTCGGCTAATTATGCCCAAGATATACATATTATTCAGTTAGACAATGGTGCTTTTCATTTTAGTCAACATCTTCAGATACCAGAAAATATAATTTTGTTATTTCAACCCCCACATACACCGCAAGTTAATCCAATTGAGCGATTGTGGGAGGAAGTTAAAAGATATTTGGCGTGGGAAAGTTTTGGAGCGTTGGATGAATTAAGACAATTTATCTGGAAGCGTTTGGAGAAATTAAACACATCAACCATTGCTTCTATTACAGGTTGGGACTTTATTCTTGATGCTTTATTTGAATCAAATTTTTCGTGA
- a CDS encoding putative transposase: MAGVTKVKIKESAEELHELLRKQKTALGKERIQALYLLKIKQVKTIQDLAVVLGRGSATVQRWLKVYAESGITSLVSRKKGSGRPPIINTDVREQLSKELEDPQGFKSYEEIRTWLKAVEGVEASYKVVHDTVRYQMKAKLKVPRAVGIKHQPEAEEEFKKNSHNT; the protein is encoded by the coding sequence ATGGCAGGAGTCACCAAAGTAAAAATAAAGGAGTCAGCCGAGGAATTACATGAGCTGCTAAGAAAACAAAAAACAGCATTAGGTAAAGAACGGATTCAAGCGTTGTATTTACTGAAGATAAAGCAGGTAAAGACAATACAAGATTTAGCAGTGGTATTGGGCAGAGGAAGCGCGACGGTACAAAGGTGGTTAAAAGTTTATGCAGAGTCAGGAATCACTAGTCTCGTATCAAGAAAAAAAGGTTCAGGACGACCACCAATTATTAACACAGATGTTCGAGAGCAGCTTTCAAAGGAACTGGAAGACCCCCAGGGATTTAAAAGTTATGAAGAAATCCGAACATGGTTAAAAGCGGTAGAGGGTGTAGAAGCTTCATACAAAGTAGTACATGATACAGTGCGTTATCAAATGAAAGCGAAGCTAAAGGTGCCGCGTGCAGTAGGCATTAAACACCAACCAGAAGCGGAAGAAGAGTTTAAAAAAAACTCCCACAATACCTAG
- a CDS encoding GTP-binding protein LepA → MTDVPAVRIRNFCIIAHIDHGKSTLADRLLQATGTVEDRQMKEQFLDNMDLERERGITIKLQAARMNYTAKDGQQYVLNLIDTPGHVDFSYEVSRSLAACEGALLVVDASQGVEAQTLANVYLALEHNLEIIPVLNKIDLPGAEPDRVISEIEEIIGLDCSGAILASAKEGIGIDEILEAIVDRIPPAPNTVDQRLRALIFDSYYDSYRGVIVYFRVMDGSLKKGDRIYLMASEKEYEIDELGVLSPTQKQVDELHAGEVGYLAAAIKAVADARVGDTITLANAKAAEPLPGYTEANPMVFCGMFPIDADQFEDLREALEKLRLNDAALHYEPETSSAMGFGFRCGFLGLLHMEIVQERLEREYNLDLIITAPSVVYKVTTLKGEELYIDNPSHLPSPNEREKIEEPYVQVEMITPETYVGTLMELSQNRRGIFKDMKYLTQGRTTLTYEIPLAEVVTDFFDQMKSRSRGYASMEYHLIGYRENPLVKLDIMINGDPVDSLAMIVHRDKAYNVGRSMAEKLKELIPRHQFKVPIQAAIGSKVIASEHIPALRKDVLAKCYGGDISRKKKLLQKQAKGKKRMKSVGTVDVPQEAFMAVLRLDQS, encoded by the coding sequence ATGACTGACGTTCCCGCAGTTCGCATTCGCAATTTTTGTATTATTGCTCACATTGACCACGGGAAATCAACCCTAGCCGATCGCTTACTCCAAGCTACTGGTACTGTTGAAGATCGGCAGATGAAGGAACAGTTTCTCGATAATATGGATCTGGAACGGGAGCGCGGCATTACCATTAAGCTGCAAGCTGCCCGGATGAATTACACTGCTAAAGATGGTCAGCAGTATGTGCTGAATTTAATTGATACGCCGGGACACGTAGATTTCTCTTATGAAGTGTCGCGCTCTCTTGCTGCTTGTGAAGGAGCGCTGCTAGTTGTAGATGCTTCCCAAGGCGTAGAAGCTCAAACTCTGGCTAATGTGTATTTGGCTCTGGAACATAATTTAGAAATTATTCCGGTGTTGAATAAAATCGACTTACCAGGCGCAGAGCCAGATCGAGTTATTAGCGAAATTGAAGAAATTATCGGTTTAGATTGCAGCGGTGCAATTTTAGCCTCAGCTAAAGAAGGGATTGGCATTGATGAGATTTTAGAGGCAATTGTCGATCGCATACCCCCAGCTCCCAATACTGTAGATCAGCGCTTGCGGGCGTTAATTTTTGATAGCTACTACGACAGCTACCGAGGAGTAATTGTTTACTTTCGGGTGATGGATGGTAGTCTCAAAAAAGGCGATCGCATCTATTTAATGGCTTCTGAGAAAGAATATGAAATTGACGAGTTAGGGGTTCTTTCTCCTACCCAAAAGCAAGTTGACGAACTCCACGCTGGGGAAGTGGGTTATTTGGCAGCAGCTATTAAAGCTGTAGCTGATGCGCGGGTGGGTGATACTATTACTCTCGCCAACGCCAAAGCCGCAGAACCTTTACCCGGTTACACAGAAGCCAACCCAATGGTGTTTTGTGGGATGTTCCCCATCGATGCTGACCAATTTGAAGACTTACGGGAAGCCCTAGAAAAGCTCAGACTCAATGATGCTGCTTTACACTACGAACCAGAAACTTCCAGCGCGATGGGTTTTGGCTTCCGTTGTGGGTTCTTGGGTTTATTGCACATGGAAATTGTCCAAGAACGCTTGGAAAGGGAATACAACTTAGATTTAATTATTACAGCGCCTTCAGTAGTTTATAAGGTAACTACTTTAAAAGGTGAGGAACTGTATATCGATAATCCTAGCCATTTACCCTCTCCTAACGAGCGCGAAAAAATTGAGGAGCCTTACGTTCAGGTAGAAATGATTACACCTGAAACCTACGTTGGCACTTTGATGGAGTTGTCGCAAAACCGCCGGGGGATTTTCAAGGATATGAAATATCTCACCCAAGGACGGACGACACTGACATATGAGATTCCTTTAGCGGAAGTCGTCACTGACTTTTTTGATCAAATGAAATCGCGATCGCGTGGTTATGCCAGCATGGAATATCACCTGATTGGTTATCGCGAAAATCCGCTGGTGAAGCTGGATATTATGATTAATGGCGATCCGGTAGATTCTTTGGCGATGATTGTCCACCGCGATAAAGCTTACAACGTGGGGCGCTCAATGGCAGAGAAACTCAAAGAACTTATTCCCCGCCATCAATTTAAAGTACCGATTCAAGCAGCTATTGGTAGTAAAGTTATCGCCAGCGAACACATCCCCGCTTTGCGTAAGGACGTACTAGCCAAGTGCTACGGCGGTGACATCAGCCGGAAGAAGAAACTTTTGCAAAAGCAAGCAAAAGGTAAGAAGCGGATGAAATCTGTCGGTACGGTAGATGTTCCGCAAGAAGCGTTTATGGCTGTTTTGCGTTTGGATCAAAGTTAG
- a CDS encoding GAF sensor signal transduction histidine kinase, producing the protein MTITANSQLPNLFSQNRNSINNHTDYMSPTLGAELVYTQDESGRYLTFCWQHSELLGLNPDQIIDEFNDEATFEPVDKVAYLERLHQILTSLVPEKLQCWFSYGQELFELELVITPIMPQLGKAATTVLVMGRLLQAKVNISKVDVITKTPTQIELALRSQQHQRLVNRITKNIRRNLDIDIIWQQTVDSLGKVLRLERCIICPYQPSSSKVRVIAEYHQPECKSLLGVDINLATEPAFAQAVATLEPIVMEVPGYSLCPHQKILVVATSYQDQANGLVALTLRDECYPLTDAEIELAKEVADQLGTAIAHATLYKELEAARQKAEDASRLKSEFLANVSHEIRTPLNGMIGFLKLILEGMADDPEEQNQFLQEAHHLSIHLLNIINDILDIAKIEAGKMDLDCTPVQLAELFSDVDNFMRPQAEMRNLSFRMQMPSTSDEIIVQGNYQRLLQVMLNLVGNAIKFTQEGGITISADIALKKTKFQDQEYPGMVRVRVADTGIGVSLDKQDKLFQLFSQVDGSRTRQYGGTGLGLAISQKLVEAMGGEVHFYSLGEGLGSTVTFTVPLYQQPLIVSSSDNDLQNGIC; encoded by the coding sequence ATGACTATTACTGCCAATTCTCAATTGCCGAATTTATTCTCCCAGAATCGAAACTCTATTAATAATCACACTGATTACATGTCACCAACTCTAGGAGCTGAGTTGGTATATACACAAGATGAGTCAGGGCGTTACCTGACTTTTTGTTGGCAGCACAGTGAGCTTCTGGGGTTAAATCCTGACCAGATAATTGATGAGTTCAATGATGAGGCTACCTTTGAACCAGTAGATAAGGTTGCTTATTTGGAGAGGTTGCACCAGATTTTGACAAGTTTGGTGCCGGAAAAATTGCAGTGCTGGTTTAGTTATGGCCAGGAGTTGTTTGAATTGGAGTTGGTAATTACTCCGATTATGCCGCAATTGGGTAAAGCGGCTACCACTGTTTTAGTGATGGGACGCTTACTCCAAGCTAAAGTCAACATCAGCAAAGTAGATGTAATTACCAAAACACCTACACAGATAGAGTTGGCTTTACGCTCGCAGCAACACCAAAGACTGGTTAATCGAATTACCAAAAATATTCGCCGCAATCTCGATATAGACATTATTTGGCAGCAAACAGTTGATAGTTTGGGAAAAGTGCTGCGGCTAGAACGGTGTATTATTTGCCCCTATCAGCCTTCTAGCTCCAAAGTGCGCGTCATTGCAGAATATCATCAGCCAGAGTGCAAATCCCTACTGGGTGTAGACATAAATTTAGCTACTGAACCTGCATTTGCTCAAGCCGTGGCTACCTTAGAACCGATAGTCATGGAAGTACCGGGGTATAGTTTGTGTCCACACCAGAAAATTTTAGTGGTAGCTACATCCTATCAAGACCAAGCAAATGGATTGGTGGCATTGACTTTGCGGGATGAATGCTACCCACTAACAGATGCAGAAATCGAATTAGCCAAAGAGGTGGCCGATCAGCTGGGAACAGCGATCGCTCATGCTACTTTATACAAAGAATTAGAAGCAGCCCGTCAAAAAGCCGAAGATGCTTCCCGGCTCAAAAGTGAGTTTCTGGCCAATGTATCCCATGAAATTCGCACCCCCCTGAATGGCATGATTGGATTTTTGAAGCTGATTTTAGAGGGGATGGCAGACGATCCTGAAGAACAAAATCAGTTTCTGCAAGAGGCTCACCACTTATCGATTCATCTGTTGAATATCATCAACGATATCTTAGACATTGCCAAAATCGAAGCTGGCAAAATGGACTTAGATTGCACTCCGGTTCAATTAGCTGAGTTATTTAGTGATGTAGACAACTTCATGCGTCCCCAAGCCGAAATGAGAAACCTCAGCTTCCGGATGCAAATGCCTTCTACCTCAGATGAAATTATTGTTCAAGGGAACTACCAACGGCTGCTACAAGTAATGCTTAATCTGGTAGGTAATGCAATTAAATTTACTCAAGAAGGTGGCATTACTATCAGTGCCGATATCGCCCTCAAAAAGACAAAATTCCAAGACCAGGAATATCCAGGTATGGTGAGAGTACGGGTAGCAGACACAGGTATTGGTGTTTCTTTAGACAAACAAGACAAGCTATTTCAATTATTTTCTCAAGTTGATGGCTCTCGCACCCGCCAATATGGGGGTACAGGTTTGGGATTGGCAATATCCCAGAAGCTGGTAGAGGCAATGGGTGGTGAGGTACATTTTTATAGTCTAGGAGAAGGACTTGGCTCCACAGTGACATTTACAGTGCCTCTTTATCAACAACCACTAATCGTTTCCTCCAGTGACAACGATTTACAGAATGGCATCTGTTAG
- a CDS encoding nitrogen-fixing NifU-like protein, translating to MELTVDNVETVLDEMRPYLMSDGGNVELVELDGPVVKLRLQGACGSCPSSTMTLRMGIERRLREMIPEIAEVEQVI from the coding sequence ATGGAACTTACCGTTGACAACGTAGAAACTGTGTTAGATGAAATGCGCCCTTACTTAATGTCTGATGGCGGCAACGTGGAACTAGTAGAACTGGATGGGCCTGTGGTCAAATTGCGCTTGCAAGGAGCCTGCGGTTCTTGTCCCAGCTCTACCATGACCTTAAGAATGGGTATTGAGCGCCGCTTGCGAGAAATGATTCCTGAAATTGCCGAAGTTGAGCAAGTTATCTAG
- a CDS encoding hypothetical protein (similar to phytochelatin synthase), whose product MSIKSFIRLFLLGLCLSSGTVLAQTLSLTPNLINFNSREGEKLLIESQAREDFFPLSSQFITQNNQAYCGVASIVMVLNSLGIPAPEAPQYKPYRVFTQENFFSNAKTKAVITAEDVSRQGMTLDQLGGLLGSYGVKVGVYHAGDIGLDNFRKLAAENLQQPNNFVIVNYLRKAIGQEKGGHISPLAAYNKETDRFLILDVSRYKYPPVWVKAEELWKAMATLDAASGKTRGFVVVSKN is encoded by the coding sequence ATGTCTATCAAATCATTTATCAGATTGTTCTTATTAGGTCTTTGTTTAAGTAGCGGTACTGTATTAGCTCAAACCCTTTCTCTTACACCTAATTTAATTAATTTCAACTCAAGAGAAGGTGAGAAATTGTTAATTGAAAGTCAAGCTAGAGAAGATTTTTTCCCACTTAGCAGCCAGTTTATTACGCAAAATAATCAAGCCTATTGTGGCGTTGCGAGTATTGTAATGGTTCTGAATAGCCTAGGGATTCCTGCGCCAGAAGCACCACAATACAAACCATATAGAGTATTTACTCAAGAAAACTTTTTTAGTAACGCAAAAACTAAAGCAGTAATTACTGCTGAGGATGTTTCTCGTCAAGGGATGACTTTAGATCAGTTGGGTGGATTATTGGGAAGTTATGGTGTAAAAGTTGGGGTTTATCATGCTGGTGATATTGGTTTAGACAACTTTCGGAAATTAGCAGCCGAGAATTTACAACAACCAAATAATTTTGTGATAGTTAATTATTTACGCAAGGCAATTGGACAGGAGAAAGGTGGTCATATTTCTCCTTTGGCTGCATATAATAAAGAAACAGATAGATTTTTAATATTGGATGTTTCTCGCTACAAATATCCACCTGTTTGGGTGAAGGCGGAAGAGTTGTGGAAAGCAATGGCAACTCTCGATGCGGCTTCTGGTAAAACTAGAGGATTTGTAGTTGTAAGTAAGAATTGA
- a CDS encoding gamma-glutamyltransferase, with amino-acid sequence MRFLPKYKRVAIAVFSFSVLLHSQVVLAAFTIPLRSKKGMVVSAHPLASEAGISMLRKGGNAVDAAVATTFAISVVEPFSAGIGGGGFLLMHSEKTGEMKALDFRERAPLKATRNMYLDAQGQVRPNASINGYLAVATPGTVAGMYELHHRYGKLPWREVVQTAIALAKNGFTLSRVVTYRSLPSYENRKQVVLSNPAAREIFTRNGEYYQPGEKLVQRDLAKTLEAIAQNPQSFYTGSIAQAIAADMAKNGGLITLADLKAYKPIWRTPICSNFRQAKICSMPPPSSGGVHLLQILNIIGDTDLKSWGWHHPNSLHLMAEAMKIAYADRSQYLGDPDFVKVPVQQLISTAYAKQRRQQINMERAKPSTEVKPVDEKTLQQFSQTLPLGLITATSAINPKFHESLETSHLTVVDAQHNAVSLTFTINLGFGAGVVTPGTGIVLNNEMDDFAAAPGVPNAFGLVGNAANAIAPRKTPLSSMTPTIVTENGHLRMTVGAPGGSTIITQVLQVLLNVLVYGMDAGAAVSAPRIHHQWLPDELRVEPWGLDAVTLQELRNRGHNIKETTPWGNANAIVVTADNTLEGAADPRGEGSPIGF; translated from the coding sequence ATGCGTTTTTTACCTAAATATAAACGCGTGGCGATCGCTGTTTTTTCTTTCAGCGTTCTCCTACACAGCCAAGTTGTTTTAGCAGCCTTTACTATACCTCTACGCAGCAAAAAAGGGATGGTGGTATCAGCGCATCCCTTAGCAAGTGAGGCGGGTATTTCTATGTTACGTAAGGGTGGCAATGCAGTTGATGCAGCAGTCGCCACAACCTTTGCCATTTCTGTGGTAGAGCCTTTTTCTGCGGGAATTGGCGGCGGTGGATTTTTGCTGATGCATTCCGAGAAAACTGGCGAGATGAAAGCGCTGGATTTCCGGGAACGCGCGCCGCTAAAAGCTACAAGAAATATGTACTTAGATGCACAAGGTCAGGTGCGTCCGAATGCAAGTATCAATGGTTATTTGGCTGTAGCCACACCAGGAACGGTCGCGGGAATGTATGAGTTGCACCATCGTTATGGTAAGCTGCCTTGGCGTGAGGTTGTACAAACTGCGATCGCTCTTGCTAAAAATGGCTTTACCCTCAGTCGTGTAGTAACCTACCGTTCTTTACCCAGCTACGAAAATCGCAAACAGGTAGTTCTCAGCAATCCGGCGGCGCGGGAAATATTCACTCGCAATGGCGAATATTATCAACCAGGGGAAAAATTAGTCCAGCGTGACTTAGCTAAGACTTTAGAAGCAATTGCTCAGAATCCCCAAAGTTTTTATACTGGCAGTATTGCCCAAGCGATCGCCGCAGATATGGCAAAAAACGGTGGTTTAATTACTCTGGCAGACTTGAAAGCATATAAACCAATCTGGCGGACTCCTATTTGTAGCAATTTTCGTCAAGCTAAAATCTGCTCTATGCCACCACCTTCATCGGGAGGGGTTCATCTATTGCAGATTTTAAATATTATTGGAGACACCGATTTAAAATCCTGGGGATGGCATCACCCTAATAGTTTACATTTAATGGCAGAGGCGATGAAGATTGCTTATGCCGATCGCTCGCAATATTTAGGCGATCCCGATTTTGTCAAAGTTCCTGTACAGCAACTCATTAGCACCGCATACGCTAAACAACGCCGTCAACAAATCAATATGGAAAGAGCTAAACCTTCAACAGAGGTGAAGCCAGTAGATGAAAAAACCCTACAGCAGTTTAGTCAGACTTTACCATTAGGTTTAATCACAGCAACAAGTGCTATAAATCCAAAATTTCATGAGTCTCTCGAAACCAGCCATCTGACAGTTGTGGATGCACAGCACAATGCGGTTAGTCTGACTTTTACAATTAACCTTGGCTTTGGTGCTGGTGTAGTGACACCGGGAACGGGGATTGTGCTGAACAACGAGATGGATGATTTTGCAGCTGCACCAGGAGTCCCTAATGCTTTTGGTTTGGTTGGTAACGCAGCGAATGCGATCGCACCTCGCAAAACGCCTTTATCGAGCATGACACCCACAATTGTCACTGAAAACGGCCACTTACGCATGACAGTGGGTGCGCCTGGTGGTAGTACGATTATCACCCAAGTGTTGCAAGTGCTGCTCAACGTCTTGGTATATGGTATGGATGCTGGTGCAGCGGTTTCTGCGCCACGCATACATCACCAATGGCTTCCCGATGAGTTGCGAGTAGAACCTTGGGGTTTGGATGCTGTCACTCTACAGGAGTTGCGGAATCGCGGACACAACATTAAGGAAACAACTCCTTGGGGTAATGCTAATGCGATCGTTGTAACAGCAGATAACACGCTAGAGGGAGCAGCCGATCCCCGTGGGGAAGGTTCGCCAATAGGTTTCTGA
- a CDS encoding WD-40 repeat-containing protein, with the protein MGTKDLTFEQGMQVLDRVLQQKHLSNIQELVLRQSWEGYTYAEIAENSGYDNDYIRDVGYRLWQTISQALGESVNKSNIKSVLRRRFYSLPKAESQILNAVTSKTGQHQDWGEAIDVSNFYGRRDEQAKLKAWIVNEKCRLIALLGMGGIGKTALSVKVAAQLKDNFDYVIWRSLRNSPPLFELLKDIILFVSEQQEVDLPDSVDSQISVLMKYLRSQRCLVVLDNTESILESGKRLGRYRSGYEGYGQLFRRVGDERHQSCLVFTSREKPTGFALREGESLPVRSLQLTGLLQAEAQQILAAKGLVTSAEEAKKLIQSYTGNPLALKIVATTIQRLFDGNVGLFLQQAPFVFGDIVQILEQQFNRLSANEKQVMYWLAIKRQWVKLIELEEDIVPSISKRELLEVLLSLQGRSLIEQQLGRYTQQPVVMEYMTEQLIKHICHEINSQEIELFNSYPIMEATAKDYVRESQRRVILEPILSWLKTSLRKTTAIEKRLIEITALLREKFASKPGYAGGNIINLLRQLNVDFTGRDFSGLTIWQAYLKDVSLPQVNLHNTNLKNSAFNEALVKILTVKFSPDGKLLATGDVNGRVNLWKMQNGQQLRSFEGHTGWLWQAHFSPDGKILASCCENGIVKLWDIRKGQCLHTVENDPIRSWLSSFNPDGTLLACGRTDQSIKLWDIHSGECVKTLERQANTIGPVAFSPNGQLLASGNEDSTVKLWDLSTGECLLTLEGHTQAVWSVSFSPNGRTIASGSEDKTVKLWDVSTGKCLQTLQAPHIELVWSIAFSPDGQILAIAGEASVISLWDVNTGKCITTLSGHSTRIWSIDFSPNGKVLASGSDDHSIRLWQVSTGRCIQTFQGYPGFIGSVAFSADGKYLAGNTGYAVRVWDWANENSLKSFYGHTRDVMDLAYSIDGQTLVSGSLDGTIRFWNLSKGQCLKILEEHTGMIFSLSYSPDGQTLASGSADKTIKIWDGTTGKCLKTLEGHTGWVFSVAWSADGKFLASISEDSIHLWDVSTGQILKVLPGSYSFVGPVAFSPNSQVVVTGDLEYRIQFWDITTGNCWQTLQGHTATVTDVQFSPKGDLLASVSRDQTVKLWDTQTGECLNTLQGHSNWIWAIAFHPHGKIIASGSQDETIRIWDIATGECLQILRSPRPYEGMNIQGVTGLSNAQKATLKILGAVE; encoded by the coding sequence GTGGGAACAAAAGATTTGACATTTGAGCAAGGGATGCAGGTTTTAGATCGAGTGTTACAGCAAAAACATTTAAGTAACATTCAAGAACTCGTGCTGCGTCAATCTTGGGAAGGTTACACCTATGCAGAGATTGCTGAAAACTCTGGATACGATAATGATTATATTCGAGATGTTGGGTATAGATTATGGCAGACTATCTCACAGGCATTAGGAGAAAGTGTCAATAAAAGTAATATTAAATCGGTATTGAGACGGCGTTTTTATAGCCTGCCAAAAGCAGAGTCACAAATACTGAACGCAGTCACTTCTAAGACAGGTCAGCATCAAGATTGGGGGGAAGCAATTGATGTATCTAACTTCTACGGTCGCAGGGACGAACAAGCAAAATTAAAAGCATGGATTGTCAATGAAAAATGCCGTTTGATAGCGCTGTTAGGAATGGGAGGAATTGGAAAAACAGCTTTATCTGTGAAGGTAGCAGCACAACTAAAGGACAATTTTGATTACGTAATTTGGCGTAGTTTGCGGAATTCTCCACCTCTATTTGAGCTACTCAAAGACATAATTTTATTTGTTTCCGAGCAGCAAGAAGTAGATTTGCCGGATTCTGTAGATAGTCAAATTTCTGTTCTGATGAAGTATCTGCGCTCCCAACGTTGTCTTGTGGTGCTAGATAATACCGAATCGATTTTAGAAAGTGGTAAAAGATTAGGTCGCTATCGTTCGGGATATGAAGGCTATGGACAACTGTTTCGCCGGGTGGGAGATGAACGCCATCAAAGTTGTTTGGTATTTACTAGTCGCGAGAAACCTACAGGTTTTGCACTGCGAGAAGGGGAAAGCTTACCAGTGCGATCGCTCCAACTTACTGGTTTGCTGCAAGCAGAAGCACAGCAAATTCTCGCCGCCAAAGGACTAGTAACTTCCGCAGAAGAAGCGAAAAAATTAATTCAATCTTATACAGGTAATCCCCTTGCTTTAAAAATTGTTGCCACCACAATTCAGCGCTTATTTGATGGTAATGTGGGGCTATTCCTCCAGCAAGCTCCGTTTGTTTTTGGTGATATTGTACAGATATTAGAGCAACAGTTTAATCGCCTATCTGCTAACGAAAAGCAAGTCATGTATTGGTTAGCAATTAAAAGACAATGGGTAAAGCTGATTGAATTAGAAGAAGATATTGTCCCCAGCATTTCTAAAAGAGAATTACTAGAAGTGCTGTTATCTTTGCAGGGGCGATCGCTCATTGAACAACAATTAGGTAGATATACCCAGCAACCTGTGGTCATGGAATATATGACCGAGCAACTAATTAAACATATTTGCCATGAAATCAACTCCCAGGAAATTGAATTATTTAATTCCTACCCAATAATGGAAGCTACCGCTAAAGATTACGTTAGAGAAAGTCAGCGGCGCGTAATTTTAGAACCGATATTAAGTTGGTTAAAAACTAGCTTGCGAAAAACGACTGCGATTGAGAAGCGACTAATAGAAATTACTGCCTTATTACGAGAAAAATTTGCTAGCAAACCAGGGTATGCTGGCGGTAATATTATCAACTTATTAAGGCAGCTAAATGTTGATTTTACAGGACGAGATTTCTCTGGTTTAACTATCTGGCAAGCTTACCTCAAAGATGTGAGTTTGCCTCAAGTCAACTTGCACAATACCAATTTGAAAAACTCAGCTTTTAATGAGGCTTTAGTAAAAATACTGACGGTAAAATTTAGTCCTGATGGCAAGCTGCTGGCTACTGGGGATGTTAATGGCAGAGTAAATTTGTGGAAAATGCAAAATGGGCAACAACTGCGGAGTTTTGAAGGTCATACTGGCTGGCTTTGGCAAGCTCACTTTAGCCCAGATGGGAAAATTCTAGCAAGTTGCTGTGAGAATGGGATCGTTAAACTCTGGGATATCAGAAAAGGGCAATGCTTGCATACTGTAGAAAACGATCCCATTCGCAGTTGGTTATCTAGTTTCAATCCGGATGGCACATTATTAGCTTGTGGTAGAACAGATCAAAGCATCAAACTCTGGGATATCCACAGTGGTGAGTGTGTAAAAACACTTGAAAGGCAAGCAAATACAATCGGCCCGGTGGCTTTCAGTCCCAATGGACAACTTCTCGCCAGTGGAAATGAAGATAGCACGGTGAAACTCTGGGACTTGAGTACAGGTGAATGTCTCCTGACTTTGGAAGGACATACTCAAGCTGTTTGGTCAGTTAGCTTCAGTCCGAATGGCAGAACGATTGCTAGTGGAAGTGAAGACAAAACTGTAAAACTTTGGGATGTCAGCACAGGTAAATGCTTGCAGACTTTACAAGCACCACACATTGAATTAGTTTGGTCAATTGCTTTTAGTCCCGACGGTCAAATTTTAGCGATCGCAGGTGAAGCTTCTGTAATTAGTTTATGGGATGTCAACACAGGTAAGTGTATTACAACTCTCTCAGGACATAGCACTCGGATATGGTCAATCGACTTCAGTCCGAATGGAAAAGTCCTCGCCAGTGGTAGCGACGACCACAGTATTCGGTTATGGCAAGTTTCTACAGGACGATGCATCCAGACATTTCAAGGATATCCAGGTTTTATTGGCTCAGTCGCTTTTAGTGCCGATGGTAAATACTTGGCTGGTAACACAGGCTACGCTGTGAGAGTTTGGGATTGGGCAAATGAGAATTCCCTCAAAAGCTTTTATGGTCATACTCGTGACGTTATGGACTTAGCTTACAGCATTGATGGGCAAACCTTGGTAAGTGGTAGTCTAGATGGCACAATTCGTTTCTGGAATCTCAGTAAAGGGCAATGTCTAAAAATTTTAGAAGAACATACTGGGATGATTTTTTCTCTCAGCTATAGTCCCGATGGTCAAACTCTAGCGAGTGGGAGTGCAGACAAAACTATCAAAATCTGGGATGGCACAACTGGAAAATGTCTCAAAACTTTGGAGGGTCATACAGGTTGGGTATTTTCAGTTGCTTGGAGTGCTGATGGCAAATTTTTAGCCAGTATTAGCGAAGATAGTATTCATTTATGGGATGTCAGCACAGGGCAAATCCTAAAAGTATTGCCAGGAAGCTATTCATTTGTTGGGCCAGTAGCTTTCAGTCCCAACAGTCAAGTTGTAGTTACCGGAGATCTAGAATACAGAATTCAGTTTTGGGATATTACTACAGGAAATTGTTGGCAAACCTTGCAGGGACACACAGCCACAGTCACCGATGTCCAGTTTAGTCCCAAGGGCGATTTGCTTGCTAGTGTTAGCCGCGATCAAACTGTGAAGCTTTGGGATACCCAGACAGGGGAATGTCTCAACACACTGCAAGGACATAGTAATTGGATCTGGGCGATCGCTTTTCATCCGCACGGTAAAATTATAGCTAGTGGCTCCCAAGATGAGACAATTCGGATTTGGGATATCGCTACAGGAGAGTGTTTACAAATTTTGCGATCGCCCCGTCCCTATGAAGGCATGAATATTCAGGGTGTTACTGGTTTAAGTAACGCCCAGAAAGCGACTTTAAAAATTCTCGGAGCAGTTGAATGA